One genomic window of Undibacterium cyanobacteriorum includes the following:
- a CDS encoding FAD-binding oxidoreductase, with the protein MDQHKRFLEACVSIVGANGVITDPSLQESFLREWRRRKVGRALAVICPSNTEEVSSIVRLCHENHISIVPQGGNTGLVYGGIPDESGNAIVLSLRKLNRIREIDPQNNAITVEAGCILQTIQEHAADHDRLFPLSLASEGSCTIGGNLSTNAGGTAVLRYGNTRELCLGLEIVTADGRIWNGLKQLRKDNTGYDLRDLFIGAEGTLGVITAAVMKLFPKTKHQICAFVAVEDLSQSVQFLNFLQQRFNENLTAFEIMNAFSLELVARAFPHLQIPQLQKSPFYILAEISSNADVAHLNGEIENELSQALEAGLVIDVVVTQNINQAQSCWQIRESISEAQARHGKNIKHDISLPISSVPDFVEQCDQALQRYVPKCRLVTFGHLGDGNLHYNVSAPPEVTPDDFLKQQKPINHIVHQLVHQFNGSISAEHGIGTLKKEELRLYKSELEIEMMQQIKKALDPFQIMNPGKIF; encoded by the coding sequence ATGGATCAGCACAAGAGATTTCTAGAGGCCTGTGTAAGTATCGTTGGCGCAAACGGCGTGATCACCGATCCGAGTTTGCAAGAGTCATTTCTAAGGGAATGGCGCCGCCGCAAAGTGGGTCGCGCTTTAGCTGTAATATGTCCGAGCAACACCGAAGAAGTTTCGAGTATTGTGCGACTTTGCCATGAGAACCATATTTCCATCGTGCCGCAGGGTGGCAATACAGGTTTAGTCTATGGTGGAATCCCAGATGAGAGCGGAAATGCGATTGTTCTCTCCCTAAGAAAACTGAATCGCATTCGAGAAATCGATCCTCAAAACAACGCGATTACAGTGGAAGCTGGCTGTATTTTGCAAACGATCCAAGAACACGCTGCTGATCATGATCGCCTGTTTCCACTGTCGCTTGCTTCAGAGGGTAGCTGCACCATTGGTGGCAATCTTTCCACGAATGCTGGTGGAACGGCAGTCCTACGATATGGAAACACACGTGAGCTTTGTCTTGGACTTGAAATTGTCACCGCCGACGGTCGGATTTGGAACGGGCTCAAACAACTTCGCAAAGACAATACGGGATATGATCTCCGCGACCTCTTCATCGGCGCCGAAGGCACGCTTGGAGTCATCACCGCCGCAGTGATGAAGCTTTTTCCAAAAACAAAACATCAAATCTGTGCGTTCGTGGCGGTCGAGGATCTTTCACAATCTGTTCAATTTCTGAACTTCCTGCAACAACGCTTTAACGAAAACTTGACCGCATTCGAGATCATGAACGCCTTCAGTCTCGAGCTAGTAGCACGAGCGTTCCCACACTTACAGATTCCGCAACTTCAAAAATCACCATTTTATATTTTAGCCGAAATCTCAAGTAATGCCGATGTAGCGCACTTGAATGGCGAAATCGAAAATGAGCTGTCGCAAGCACTCGAGGCAGGCTTAGTTATCGATGTTGTCGTGACTCAAAATATCAATCAAGCGCAGTCTTGCTGGCAAATTCGGGAATCGATATCAGAAGCGCAGGCGCGTCACGGCAAAAACATCAAACACGACATTTCTTTACCGATATCTAGCGTTCCCGATTTTGTCGAACAATGCGACCAAGCCTTACAACGATATGTCCCAAAGTGCCGGTTGGTTACCTTCGGACATCTTGGCGATGGCAATCTTCACTACAACGTATCAGCTCCGCCCGAAGTGACACCGGATGATTTCTTGAAACAGCAAAAGCCGATCAACCATATCGTCCACCAACTGGTTCATCAATTCAACGGATCAATCTCCGCTGAACATGGCATTGGTACATTAAAGAAAGAAGAGCTTCGTTTATACAAATCGGAGTTAGAAATTGAAATGATGCAGCAGATCAAAAAAGCACTAGACCCATTCCAGATCATGAACCCAGGGAAAATTTTTTAG